A section of the Pseudomonas lini genome encodes:
- a CDS encoding TIGR03749 family integrating conjugative element protein, with protein MKWMSTLGLTVALMLWGAAAQAVELMHWERLPLAVPLVINQERVVFVDEAVRVGMPSTLTGKLRVQSAGGTLYLRASEAIAPTRLQLQSLTTGEIILLDIAATPGDQPLEPVRILKNAQVQATEAESSTAPVPERTPTPVALTRYAAQSLYAPLRTVESLPGVRRVPLKLRTELPTLLPTENVSSTPIAAWRLGDYWVTAVKLRNRGPATVQLDPRRLQATLFAATFQHAFLGPVGSAEDTTIAYLVTRGAGLEHAVLLPLVVRGADDES; from the coding sequence ATGAAGTGGATGTCTACTCTGGGACTCACCGTCGCACTGATGCTATGGGGAGCTGCAGCGCAGGCCGTCGAGCTGATGCACTGGGAACGCCTACCGCTCGCGGTCCCACTGGTGATCAATCAGGAGCGGGTGGTCTTTGTCGATGAGGCTGTTCGCGTCGGCATGCCCTCAACCCTGACGGGCAAGCTGCGCGTGCAATCAGCCGGCGGCACGCTGTACCTGCGCGCGTCGGAAGCCATTGCCCCGACCCGCCTGCAACTGCAATCGCTCACGACGGGCGAGATTATCCTGCTGGATATCGCGGCCACTCCTGGTGATCAACCGTTGGAGCCCGTGCGTATTCTCAAGAATGCTCAGGTGCAGGCTACCGAGGCGGAATCGAGCACCGCCCCTGTTCCAGAACGCACGCCGACTCCGGTCGCTTTGACGCGCTATGCCGCACAGAGCCTGTACGCGCCGCTGCGCACCGTAGAATCCCTACCCGGCGTACGCCGCGTACCGCTCAAGCTGCGCACCGAATTGCCGACCCTGCTGCCGACCGAAAATGTGTCCAGCACACCCATCGCCGCCTGGCGACTCGGTGATTACTGGGTGACGGCGGTGAAGCTGCGCAACCGTGGTCCAGCGACGGTGCAACTCGATCCGCGTCGGCTGCAGGCCACGCTGTTCGCTGCGACCTTCCAGCATGCTTTCCTCGGGCCGGTCGGCAGTGCTGAAGACACCACGATCGCTTACCTCGTCACTCGCGGTGCTGGCCTCGAACACGCCGTGCTGCTCCCGCTCGTTGTGCGAGGTGCTGACGATGAAAGCTAA
- a CDS encoding TIGR03758 family integrating conjugative element protein codes for MSMTDAQSSAFQNASGFSAQSSSTLWLSLVLVLALLWCAWVMWTAYRGWATGSVRFGAFGGSTARVLLALLVLMFFTLS; via the coding sequence ATGAGCATGACTGACGCGCAGAGCTCAGCGTTCCAAAACGCCTCCGGCTTTTCGGCACAGAGCAGTTCGACCCTCTGGCTGTCCCTGGTTCTGGTCCTGGCTTTGCTCTGGTGTGCCTGGGTGATGTGGACGGCCTACCGGGGATGGGCGACCGGCAGTGTGCGCTTCGGTGCCTTCGGTGGCAGCACCGCTCGCGTGCTGCTCGCCCTACTCGTTCTGATGTTCTTCACCCTGTCCTAA
- a CDS encoding conjugative transfer ATPase — protein sequence MRTGDSGNRTPAWKAWRHPLRPRATLADDAALYAHHPSFTDHLPWVEYLDTEQCFLLDDNRSVGAVFELLPIGTEGREPDWLMAARDALEDALQDSFDELDQAPWVAQFFCQDDKDFTPYLTRLTDYIQDSARGTVFTEAYLELSRRHLKAIAKPGGLFEDKVVTRLPWRGNNRRVRLVVYRWLESGDEETGLTPVQSLQQACERIAVSLQACGVHSTRVEGRSLYAWLLPWFNPAPKLTDEAPEEFYRRVTYPEPGDGESLELPFDHDFAERLFFNEPHSEVQRGLWFFDGQPHRVMVVDKLRRAPLIGQLTGETRKGDAVNALFDQLPEGTVMSLTLVVKPQDVLEEQLNRLARKAIGENLASTQTRQDVEEARAIIGRQHKLYRGTLAFYVRGHDEHQLHQRSVSLANALLGAGLQPVREGDEVAACNSYLRWLPMAYNPARDTRNWYTRLMFAQHLANLVPVWGRSTGTGHPGITLFNRGGSPLSFDPLSRLDRAMNGHLLLFGPTGAGKSATLVTLLMQVMAVYRPRLFIVEAGNSFGLQGDYFATQGLSVNKVQLKPGASVSLAPFVDAWRLVEQPDQVASLSIDELDDEAVASREDQRDVLGELEITARLMITGGEAKEEARLSRADRSLIRECILDAAQTCVAAGRQVLTRDVRDALLRIAADPHLPEKRRERAQEMGESIDLFCQGFEGELFDREGTSWPESDVTIVDLATYAREGYEAQMSISYISLMNTVNNLAERDQYLGRPIIMVTDEGHIITKNPLLAPFVVKGTKMWRKLGAWFWLATQNLADFPTAAQTMLNMIEWWICLNMPPAEIEEIARFKKLTPAQKALLLSASKEPGKYTEGVVLSKKLETLFRAVPPSLYLALAMTEPEEKAERWTLMQENGCSELEAAHWVAERIDRARGIEPA from the coding sequence GTGCGTACCGGCGATTCGGGCAACCGCACTCCTGCGTGGAAAGCCTGGCGCCACCCATTGCGCCCGCGCGCCACCTTGGCCGATGACGCGGCACTCTATGCGCACCACCCCAGCTTCACCGATCACCTGCCGTGGGTCGAGTACCTCGACACCGAGCAGTGTTTTCTGCTCGATGACAATCGTTCGGTGGGTGCAGTGTTCGAGTTGCTGCCCATTGGCACCGAAGGGCGCGAACCCGATTGGCTGATGGCAGCCCGCGATGCCCTCGAGGATGCTCTGCAGGATAGCTTTGACGAGCTGGATCAAGCGCCGTGGGTGGCGCAGTTTTTCTGCCAGGACGACAAAGACTTCACCCCCTACCTGACCCGGCTCACCGATTATATCCAGGACAGCGCGCGAGGCACGGTCTTCACCGAGGCGTATTTGGAGCTCAGCCGCCGTCATCTGAAGGCCATCGCCAAGCCCGGTGGTCTGTTTGAGGATAAGGTGGTGACGCGCCTGCCCTGGCGTGGCAATAACCGTCGGGTGCGCTTGGTGGTCTATCGCTGGCTCGAGTCTGGCGATGAGGAGACGGGACTCACCCCGGTGCAATCCCTGCAACAGGCTTGCGAACGTATCGCGGTTTCGTTGCAAGCGTGTGGGGTGCATTCGACGCGAGTCGAGGGCCGAAGTTTGTATGCCTGGCTGCTGCCTTGGTTCAATCCAGCCCCCAAGCTCACCGATGAAGCGCCCGAGGAGTTCTACCGCCGCGTGACCTATCCGGAGCCGGGCGATGGCGAGTCGCTGGAACTGCCCTTCGATCACGATTTCGCCGAGCGCCTATTTTTCAATGAGCCGCATTCGGAGGTCCAACGTGGACTCTGGTTTTTCGACGGTCAGCCCCATCGGGTCATGGTAGTGGACAAGCTGCGCCGGGCACCCTTGATTGGTCAACTCACCGGCGAAACCCGCAAGGGTGACGCGGTGAATGCCCTGTTCGACCAGTTACCTGAAGGGACGGTGATGAGCCTGACCCTGGTGGTCAAACCGCAGGATGTACTTGAGGAGCAGTTGAACCGCCTGGCCCGCAAAGCCATCGGTGAAAACCTGGCCTCGACCCAGACCCGTCAGGATGTCGAAGAGGCTCGCGCGATCATCGGCCGCCAGCACAAGCTGTACCGGGGCACCCTGGCGTTTTACGTGCGCGGTCACGATGAGCACCAATTGCACCAGCGCTCGGTCAGCCTGGCCAACGCGCTGCTGGGTGCGGGGCTGCAACCAGTACGTGAAGGCGACGAGGTCGCCGCCTGCAACAGCTACCTACGCTGGTTGCCAATGGCGTACAACCCGGCCCGCGACACGCGCAACTGGTACACGAGGCTGATGTTCGCCCAGCACCTGGCGAACCTGGTTCCGGTGTGGGGTCGAAGCACCGGCACCGGCCACCCGGGCATCACCCTGTTCAATCGTGGCGGCTCGCCGTTGAGTTTCGATCCGCTATCACGCCTGGACCGAGCCATGAACGGTCATCTGCTGTTGTTCGGCCCCACTGGTGCCGGCAAGTCGGCGACCCTCGTCACCCTGCTGATGCAGGTCATGGCGGTGTACCGCCCTCGCCTGTTTATCGTCGAGGCCGGCAACTCATTCGGCTTGCAGGGCGACTACTTCGCGACACAGGGCCTGTCGGTCAACAAGGTCCAATTGAAACCTGGCGCCTCGGTTAGCCTCGCGCCCTTTGTCGATGCCTGGCGCCTGGTCGAGCAACCGGATCAGGTGGCGAGTCTGTCGATTGATGAGCTGGACGATGAGGCGGTAGCCAGTCGCGAAGACCAACGCGATGTTCTTGGCGAATTGGAAATCACCGCTCGCCTGATGATCACCGGTGGCGAGGCCAAGGAAGAAGCCCGCCTGAGTCGAGCCGATCGCAGCTTGATCCGCGAGTGCATCCTCGATGCGGCGCAGACCTGTGTTGCCGCCGGCCGTCAGGTACTGACCCGCGACGTGCGCGACGCCTTGCTGCGCATCGCCGCCGACCCGCACCTGCCGGAGAAGCGTCGCGAGCGTGCCCAGGAAATGGGCGAGTCCATCGACCTGTTTTGCCAGGGTTTCGAGGGTGAACTGTTCGACCGCGAGGGCACGTCTTGGCCCGAGAGCGATGTGACCATTGTCGACCTGGCCACTTACGCTCGCGAAGGCTACGAGGCGCAGATGTCCATCAGCTACATCAGCCTGATGAACACCGTGAACAACCTCGCCGAGCGTGATCAGTATCTGGGCCGGCCGATCATCATGGTCACCGACGAGGGTCATATCATCACCAAGAACCCGCTGTTGGCACCGTTCGTGGTCAAGGGCACGAAGATGTGGCGCAAGCTCGGTGCCTGGTTCTGGCTCGCCACACAGAACCTGGCCGACTTCCCCACGGCCGCGCAGACCATGCTCAACATGATCGAATGGTGGATTTGCTTGAACATGCCACCGGCGGAAATCGAAGAAATCGCTCGCTTCAAGAAACTCACGCCGGCACAGAAAGCCTTGTTGCTCTCCGCCAGCAAGGAGCCGGGCAAATACACCGAGGGGGTCGTGCTGTCGAAAAAACTCGAAACGCTGTTTCGAGCCGTGCCGCCCAGTCTTTATCTCGCCCTGGCCATGACAGAGCCCGAGGAAAAAGCCGAGCGCTGGACACTGATGCAAGAGAATGGCTGCTCAGAGTTGGAAGCGGCTCACTGGGTAGCTGAACGGATCGATAGAGCACGAGGCATAGAACCCGCATAG
- a CDS encoding helix-turn-helix domain-containing protein: protein MTQDYEQLRLQLAENIRWMRRIKNLTQEQLALMAEVDRTYVSQIERCTGNPSLMVLCKLANILEVTTDQLLTEPDALRRALTIE, encoded by the coding sequence ATGACTCAAGACTACGAACAGCTTCGTCTGCAGCTGGCGGAAAACATCCGCTGGATGCGACGCATAAAGAATCTTACCCAAGAGCAGTTGGCGCTCATGGCCGAAGTCGATCGTACCTACGTCAGTCAAATCGAACGATGCACGGGCAATCCGTCGCTGATGGTCCTGTGCAAGCTCGCCAATATCCTCGAGGTTACGACGGATCAGCTACTCACCGAGCCAGACGCCCTTCGCCGTGCGTTGACCATCGAATAG
- a CDS encoding PFL_4703 family integrating conjugative element protein — protein MSRFRNKVDAQQAHIFSLRLAVMILALVCAGLWYGWRSAPTDLTVHVPPDLRSGSTRKWWDIPSENVYAFALYIFGQLNRWPSDGEQDYRRAIYGLQSYLTPACKAFLDGDYEYRKAAGELRQRVRGVYEILGRGYSEDPDLRVKQLDRDSWLVKLDLNADEYYAAEPVKRVVVRYPLRVVRFDLDPERNKWGLALDCYQGTPQKISLPGGEP, from the coding sequence ATGAGCCGATTTCGAAACAAGGTCGATGCCCAACAGGCCCACATCTTCAGCCTGCGCCTGGCGGTAATGATCCTTGCCCTGGTCTGTGCCGGGCTCTGGTACGGCTGGCGTTCGGCACCGACCGATCTGACCGTGCATGTACCCCCAGATCTGCGCTCGGGCAGCACACGCAAGTGGTGGGATATCCCCTCAGAGAATGTGTATGCCTTTGCCCTGTACATCTTTGGCCAGCTCAACCGTTGGCCGTCGGATGGCGAGCAGGACTATCGCCGCGCGATCTATGGCTTGCAGTCCTACCTGACACCCGCTTGCAAGGCCTTCCTCGACGGCGACTACGAGTACCGCAAGGCCGCCGGCGAACTGCGCCAGCGGGTGCGTGGCGTCTACGAAATTCTGGGCCGAGGCTACAGCGAAGATCCGGACCTCAGGGTCAAGCAACTCGACCGCGACAGCTGGCTGGTCAAGCTCGATCTCAATGCCGATGAGTATTACGCCGCCGAACCGGTGAAACGGGTAGTGGTGCGCTATCCATTGCGCGTGGTGCGTTTTGACTTGGATCCCGAACGCAATAAGTGGGGGCTGGCACTGGATTGTTATCAGGGCACGCCGCAAAAAATCTCCCTACCTGGAGGTGAGCCATGA
- a CDS encoding TIGR03745 family integrating conjugative element membrane protein, translated as MLKCFAPLKNNLRDRASLRLIGLLLVLGPSLAFAELPTMEAPSRGEGSGLIETIKNYAYDGGILLGLLIALLAFLGVAWHSLTVYADVQNQRKTWKDLGAVVGIGALLVVIIIWFLTKAAAIL; from the coding sequence ATGCTCAAGTGCTTTGCCCCCCTGAAAAACAACCTGCGTGATCGTGCCAGCCTGCGCTTGATCGGTCTGCTCCTGGTACTCGGCCCAAGCCTGGCTTTTGCCGAGCTCCCCACCATGGAAGCCCCCTCGCGCGGCGAAGGATCCGGGTTGATCGAGACGATCAAAAACTATGCCTACGACGGCGGCATCCTGCTCGGTCTGCTGATCGCCCTACTCGCTTTCTTGGGTGTGGCCTGGCACTCGTTGACCGTGTACGCCGACGTGCAAAACCAGCGTAAGACCTGGAAGGACTTGGGTGCAGTGGTCGGCATCGGTGCCCTGCTGGTGGTGATCATCATCTGGTTCCTGACCAAGGCTGCCGCAATTCTGTGA
- a CDS encoding integrase domain-containing protein, translating into MALVGRRDGRNFGYGRQLSYAGPQALRDLFGGGHYATVKAHSDRWQAFVRWCRSEDGPGFNDARQVDRQTLLDYAGHLRQQVEQGAIGIATAQNRLSSVNRTMAALRGDQSVAVPSPSKALGMRRTSVHRSTPQGQDHEQVKRIVDVLCEHQMPRAAAIVQLARATGMRLREAILADLPRLKHETEHYGKINIRDGIQGGRSRASALRWITVNDPIRDALKFAEQVSPNGSRNLLAPNESYVDLQRQIVRPAREILHSHNLKGFHELRAAYACERYEQSTHHLAPINGGRCYQLDRRLDQDARVQISYELGLGRIDLLSTYIGGRT; encoded by the coding sequence ATGGCATTGGTTGGTAGACGAGATGGGCGCAATTTTGGCTATGGCCGACAACTGAGTTATGCCGGACCGCAAGCCTTGCGCGATCTTTTTGGCGGCGGGCATTACGCCACGGTCAAGGCGCACAGTGATCGCTGGCAGGCGTTTGTCCGCTGGTGTCGTTCGGAGGATGGGCCGGGGTTTAACGATGCGCGACAGGTAGATCGGCAGACCTTGCTGGACTACGCAGGGCATCTTCGCCAACAAGTTGAACAAGGCGCTATCGGCATCGCCACCGCGCAAAACCGGTTGTCCAGCGTGAACCGGACTATGGCGGCGCTTCGCGGCGATCAGTCTGTGGCGGTGCCAAGCCCGAGTAAGGCCTTGGGAATGCGGCGTACCAGTGTTCATCGCTCGACGCCGCAAGGCCAAGACCATGAGCAGGTGAAGCGGATCGTCGACGTGCTCTGCGAACACCAAATGCCGCGCGCGGCGGCCATCGTTCAGTTGGCGCGAGCCACCGGCATGCGCTTGCGCGAGGCCATTTTGGCCGACCTACCGCGCCTAAAACATGAGACCGAACACTACGGCAAAATCAACATCCGAGATGGCATCCAAGGTGGCCGCTCACGTGCGTCGGCGCTTCGTTGGATTACGGTAAATGATCCTATTCGTGACGCGCTGAAATTTGCCGAACAGGTTTCACCCAACGGTAGCCGCAATCTGCTTGCACCGAACGAAAGCTATGTCGATTTACAACGGCAAATCGTCCGCCCCGCACGAGAGATCCTCCATTCGCACAACCTCAAAGGCTTCCACGAGCTTCGGGCCGCCTATGCGTGCGAACGCTATGAGCAGAGCACTCATCATCTTGCGCCCATCAACGGTGGCCGTTGCTACCAACTCGACCGACGCCTAGATCAGGATGCCCGAGTGCAAATCAGCTACGAGTTGGGACTCGGCCGTATCGACCTGTTATCGACTTACATTGGTGGTCGAACATGA
- a CDS encoding RAQPRD family integrative conjugative element protein, whose translation MPNTVVRCLLLLVIAVHGSSYADSTHEQSQFILILQQLDTIERLTTRAATASAAESVERYRFDYPRLTQDLQRIRQGVQGYLSPSRAQPRDPTELVGDYRLDTLPTEPSP comes from the coding sequence ATGCCAAATACCGTCGTTCGCTGCTTATTACTACTCGTCATAGCCGTCCATGGAAGCAGCTATGCCGACTCCACTCATGAACAGAGTCAATTCATTCTGATTCTGCAGCAGCTCGACACTATCGAGCGTCTTACGACACGAGCTGCGACAGCCAGCGCGGCTGAATCAGTCGAGCGCTATCGCTTCGACTATCCCCGGCTGACTCAAGACCTCCAACGCATTCGCCAAGGCGTTCAGGGCTACCTGTCTCCCTCCCGTGCTCAACCCCGCGATCCCACTGAGCTGGTCGGTGATTACCGTCTCGACACACTGCCCACGGAGCCGTCGCCATGA
- a CDS encoding tyrosine-type recombinase/integrase: MVTAIRRATSLRPGQFRHLSRVASVTCRMPERDVLLLWLTHTTGIRVTELALLEIADVFHPSGAIKPEMYLCAEITKGCRPRNVYLTHARCLAGLDVWFEVRSRRSWGLSGTDEYRWFRPTSKLVTTHKGQAFKLAFKHRELDSGPEVYRACDSLQQIISRLYRQAGIKLGSSHSGRRSLAAKVLAATGSVETVQIILGHACLDHSKPYMTVDIEVIRRAFEVALA, encoded by the coding sequence ATGGTCACCGCAATCCGCCGCGCTACATCCCTTCGCCCTGGACAATTTCGGCACCTGAGTCGCGTTGCATCTGTCACGTGTCGAATGCCAGAGAGGGACGTACTTTTACTTTGGCTTACTCATACAACCGGCATTCGCGTTACCGAGCTGGCTTTGCTGGAGATTGCCGACGTGTTTCATCCCAGTGGTGCTATCAAGCCCGAGATGTACTTGTGCGCAGAAATCACCAAGGGTTGCCGGCCGCGAAACGTTTATTTGACTCATGCCCGGTGCCTAGCTGGTCTCGATGTTTGGTTTGAGGTGCGTTCCCGTCGCAGCTGGGGGCTTTCCGGTACTGATGAGTATCGATGGTTCCGACCTACATCGAAGTTGGTCACGACTCACAAGGGACAGGCTTTTAAACTGGCCTTCAAACATCGGGAACTGGACAGTGGGCCAGAGGTTTATCGGGCGTGTGATTCGCTTCAACAGATCATCAGCAGGCTCTACCGACAGGCCGGTATTAAGCTGGGATCCTCCCACAGCGGCAGACGCTCGCTTGCTGCAAAAGTCCTGGCCGCAACCGGCAGTGTCGAGACAGTTCAGATCATTCTCGGGCACGCCTGTCTCGACCACAGCAAGCCGTATATGACTGTTGACATCGAGGTTATCCGCCGCGCTTTCGAGGTTGCACTAGCATAG
- a CDS encoding competence protein CoiA has translation MRYADVNGVKSEAQPKTRALCRACGGEVVAKCGKHVIWHWSHISLATCDRWWETETEWHRRWKDRFPKDWQEVVQYDALTGEKHIADVRTRHGVVVEFQRSTIEPSEVKDRESFHQRMVWVIDGAKNESDCVNFSNMRTRPDDNGFAVFQWYGRSKLFHRWHTTTPVFIDFGDQYGFWRVCRFDPQNKKGVALLVDRSLFTAALIEGTSDFSRNGGPASAF, from the coding sequence ATGCGATATGCAGACGTCAATGGGGTGAAGTCAGAGGCACAGCCTAAAACGCGGGCGTTATGCCGCGCTTGCGGCGGTGAGGTTGTCGCAAAATGCGGCAAACATGTCATTTGGCATTGGTCTCATATTTCCTTGGCCACCTGTGATCGGTGGTGGGAAACAGAAACTGAATGGCATCGTCGATGGAAGGATCGGTTCCCGAAGGACTGGCAAGAAGTCGTTCAATACGACGCACTGACGGGGGAAAAGCACATCGCCGATGTTCGTACAAGACATGGTGTAGTCGTGGAGTTTCAGCGCTCGACTATCGAGCCTTCCGAAGTAAAAGATCGCGAGAGCTTCCACCAGCGAATGGTATGGGTAATCGATGGGGCAAAAAATGAATCTGACTGCGTGAACTTCTCGAATATGCGCACCCGTCCTGATGACAATGGTTTTGCAGTTTTTCAGTGGTATGGCAGGAGCAAATTGTTTCACCGCTGGCATACAACAACACCAGTATTCATCGACTTTGGTGATCAGTATGGGTTTTGGCGAGTGTGTAGGTTCGATCCCCAAAACAAAAAGGGAGTAGCGCTTCTGGTAGATCGTTCACTGTTCACCGCAGCGTTGATTGAAGGGACGTCAGATTTTAGTAGAAATGGTGGGCCAGCATCCGCCTTTTGA
- a CDS encoding TIGR03750 family conjugal transfer protein: protein MNDTIERLADGTLVFLPERLNRDPAVLRGLTNDEMWVALGTGAVIGLLMGVPLAIATASIAVAPTGMIAGMALVLFAGGTLLRRAKRARPETWLYRKLEWVLASRWRLGRGSLILHSGAWTVRRSRRLRPALSRWQS from the coding sequence ATGAACGACACTATCGAACGCCTGGCTGACGGCACCTTGGTCTTTCTCCCAGAGCGACTCAATCGTGATCCCGCCGTATTGCGCGGGTTGACCAATGATGAGATGTGGGTAGCACTCGGCACCGGCGCCGTCATTGGCCTACTGATGGGCGTTCCTCTAGCGATTGCCACCGCTTCCATTGCCGTAGCGCCGACCGGCATGATCGCAGGCATGGCGCTGGTGCTATTTGCCGGTGGCACGCTACTGCGCCGGGCCAAACGGGCTCGCCCCGAGACCTGGTTGTACCGCAAACTCGAATGGGTACTGGCTAGCCGTTGGCGCTTGGGTCGCGGCAGTCTGATCCTCCACTCCGGTGCCTGGACGGTTCGCCGTTCGCGTCGACTGCGCCCTGCCCTGTCTCGGTGGCAGTCATGA
- a CDS encoding LasR-specific antiactivator QslA, translated as MDENYISIPAADGCPSLLTPWGNEFAPMIERGVQCAQAWLDTPSEIPLWWELAQTRKTFPVGDCQDAFEAGFLLRIQQRVRGTS; from the coding sequence ATGGACGAAAACTACATCTCAATTCCTGCGGCAGATGGTTGCCCAAGTCTTCTGACACCTTGGGGCAACGAATTTGCCCCAATGATCGAACGTGGTGTGCAATGCGCTCAGGCTTGGCTTGATACGCCCAGCGAGATTCCACTGTGGTGGGAGCTGGCGCAAACACGCAAGACCTTTCCTGTCGGTGACTGCCAAGATGCTTTTGAAGCCGGATTCTTGTTGAGGATTCAGCAGCGGGTTCGAGGCACATCGTAA
- a CDS encoding TIGR03752 family integrating conjugative element protein: MKANALLKWLVPAALLAVVLIILKTWVAGGSSSSPEKPVDQGNLQLSAEQAKSLGIAGDTPRDTVATLVGQVKAMRSDMLGLKKHNDSLQTENNRLRERENSVDSRIQTALGSVTQQVDEGRRQANEARLKAEQDSRQARGLLTQLQEQLSGLTGKGKDMPIGLGLESGDGAQFEGGHLANDALQWIEPSDAPSTDARGKTKTASALSLPTAFNSLEGLNDNAIDRSQKQLRAVTQGERDLTQSVDRTEGAKPVYTIPENATLMGSVAMTALIGRVPVDGTVNDPYPFKVLVGPENLTANGIDLPDVAGAVMSGTASGDWTLSCVRGQVESITFVFTDGTIRTVPQPKAVATRNASTTQSSNTDKIRGGLGYLSDPYGIPCIAGERRSNAQQYLGSQSLITAAGAGVAALLGNEQKNSSVISSGGSALGVTSSTGNSALNSILSGGVSDIREWVNKLYGEAFAAVYVPPAAQVALHLDHEITIDYEPKGRSVRHEKDHASLPDLD, encoded by the coding sequence ATGAAAGCTAACGCCTTGCTCAAATGGTTGGTACCGGCTGCGCTACTGGCCGTGGTGTTGATCATTCTGAAAACCTGGGTCGCGGGCGGCAGTAGTTCCTCTCCAGAGAAGCCGGTCGATCAGGGCAACCTTCAGTTATCCGCCGAGCAAGCCAAGTCGCTCGGCATTGCGGGCGATACCCCACGCGATACGGTCGCCACCCTGGTCGGCCAGGTGAAAGCCATGCGCAGCGACATGCTCGGTTTGAAGAAACACAACGATTCGCTGCAGACGGAAAACAACCGCCTGCGCGAGCGGGAAAACAGTGTTGATTCGCGCATCCAGACCGCGCTTGGCAGCGTGACCCAACAGGTCGACGAAGGCCGCCGACAAGCCAATGAGGCCCGACTCAAAGCGGAACAAGACAGTCGCCAGGCTCGCGGTCTGCTGACGCAATTGCAGGAGCAGTTGTCGGGGCTGACCGGCAAAGGCAAGGACATGCCAATCGGATTGGGGCTTGAGTCGGGCGATGGGGCTCAGTTCGAGGGTGGCCATCTTGCCAATGATGCGCTGCAGTGGATTGAACCTTCGGATGCTCCGTCCACCGATGCCCGAGGCAAAACCAAGACTGCCTCCGCACTGAGTCTGCCTACCGCCTTCAACTCACTGGAAGGCTTGAACGATAACGCGATTGATCGCAGCCAGAAACAGCTGCGTGCCGTCACCCAGGGTGAGCGTGACCTGACCCAGTCTGTTGATCGTACCGAAGGCGCGAAGCCGGTCTACACGATTCCCGAAAACGCGACATTGATGGGCTCGGTCGCCATGACCGCGCTGATCGGCCGAGTCCCGGTGGACGGCACAGTGAATGATCCCTACCCCTTCAAGGTGCTGGTTGGTCCGGAGAACCTGACTGCCAACGGCATCGACCTGCCGGACGTCGCGGGCGCCGTGATGAGCGGCACGGCGTCCGGTGACTGGACCCTGTCTTGCGTACGCGGGCAGGTCGAGTCAATCACCTTTGTGTTTACCGATGGCACCATCCGCACGGTGCCTCAGCCAAAGGCGGTAGCCACCCGCAATGCCTCCACCACCCAGAGCTCGAACACCGACAAGATCCGTGGCGGCCTCGGTTACCTGTCCGATCCGTATGGCATTCCTTGCATTGCCGGCGAGCGCCGCTCGAACGCCCAGCAGTACCTCGGCAGCCAGAGCCTGATCACTGCGGCCGGCGCGGGTGTTGCCGCCTTGCTCGGGAATGAGCAAAAAAACAGCAGCGTGATCAGTTCGGGCGGCAGTGCCCTCGGGGTCACCAGTAGCACGGGCAACAGCGCGCTGAATTCAATTCTCAGTGGTGGGGTCAGCGACATCCGCGAGTGGGTCAACAAACTGTATGGCGAAGCCTTTGCTGCCGTGTACGTGCCACCGGCAGCACAAGTCGCCCTGCACCTCGACCATGAGATCACCATCGACTACGAGCCCAAGGGCCGGAGCGTTCGCCATGAAAAAGACCATGCATCTCTGCCTGATCTGGATTAG
- a CDS encoding TIGR03751 family conjugal transfer lipoprotein — MKKTMHLCLIWISVFCWVLAGCSTDKETLLPHGEQTMLDIWNGAGSQGTQQQLLDARQQLRRPLAQADVSASLQELYTRTTTNEIRNLFPRLPNPDLVLYVYPHLSGTEQAPIPGYSTVFPFYQRVQYALPGERQEDL, encoded by the coding sequence ATGAAAAAGACCATGCATCTCTGCCTGATCTGGATTAGCGTGTTCTGCTGGGTCCTGGCGGGGTGTTCCACCGACAAGGAGACGCTTCTGCCCCATGGCGAGCAAACCATGCTGGACATCTGGAACGGCGCCGGTTCGCAAGGCACTCAGCAGCAACTGCTGGATGCTCGCCAACAGTTACGCCGCCCACTGGCTCAGGCAGATGTCTCCGCTTCTCTCCAGGAACTGTACACTCGCACAACGACGAACGAGATCCGCAACCTGTTCCCTCGCCTGCCCAATCCCGATCTGGTGCTGTACGTGTATCCGCACTTGAGTGGTACCGAGCAGGCACCGATCCCGGGTTACTCAACCGTCTTTCCGTTCTACCAACGGGTGCAGTACGCGTTGCCGGGTGAACGTCAGGAAGACTTGTAG